A genomic region of Azoarcus sp. KH32C contains the following coding sequences:
- a CDS encoding alpha-hydroxy acid oxidase: MKLNVDDHRRAARRALPRFVFDYVDGAAERNDCLRRNADDLSRLALLPRVLRDTATLDTSIEVFGETWRRPLGVAPMGFNGLSRPGGDCMLARAAARAGIPFVLSTASNERLEKVAEPHRTLNWMQLYVMRERSIAEQMVRRAKAAGYGALVLTVDVPVSGYRERDVRNGFRLPFRPTPATLADLAVHPRWLWRFLRSGMPAFVNLAERKGEDTLALQAALLSREMDRSLSWDSLGWLRRLWDGPLVLKGILHPEDAREAVARGIDGLIVSNHGGRQLDGAASTIGALTRVLDAVEGRIPVFVDSGFRSGLDVAKALAMGARAVFLGRPLLYGLANGGEAGASTVLDLIGTELERAMILSGASRVEGLDRGCLVRADDYWCDAGLSRPNNAKET; the protein is encoded by the coding sequence ATGAAGCTGAATGTTGACGATCACCGACGCGCCGCGCGCCGGGCGCTGCCCCGTTTCGTCTTCGATTACGTGGACGGCGCGGCCGAACGTAACGACTGCCTTCGCCGCAACGCCGACGACCTGTCCCGCCTGGCGCTGCTGCCGCGCGTTCTGCGCGACACAGCCACACTCGACACCAGCATCGAAGTCTTCGGCGAAACGTGGCGCCGACCTTTGGGCGTCGCGCCGATGGGCTTCAACGGACTCAGCCGCCCGGGCGGCGACTGTATGCTCGCGCGCGCTGCGGCTCGAGCGGGCATCCCCTTCGTGCTCTCGACGGCATCGAATGAGCGACTGGAGAAGGTCGCCGAGCCGCACCGCACCTTGAACTGGATGCAGCTCTACGTCATGCGTGAGCGCAGCATCGCCGAGCAGATGGTCCGCAGGGCCAAGGCGGCCGGTTATGGCGCCCTGGTGCTAACAGTCGATGTGCCCGTCAGCGGCTATCGCGAGCGCGACGTGCGCAATGGCTTCCGCCTGCCTTTCCGGCCCACTCCGGCCACGCTCGCAGACCTGGCCGTTCATCCGCGCTGGCTGTGGCGCTTCCTGCGCAGCGGTATGCCGGCATTCGTCAATCTCGCGGAGCGCAAAGGTGAAGATACGTTGGCCCTACAAGCGGCGCTCCTGAGCCGCGAGATGGATCGCAGTCTTTCATGGGACAGCCTCGGCTGGCTAAGACGGCTGTGGGACGGCCCGTTGGTGTTGAAAGGCATCTTGCATCCGGAGGATGCACGGGAAGCCGTCGCACGCGGGATTGACGGGCTGATCGTCTCCAACCACGGTGGCCGACAGCTCGACGGCGCGGCATCGACCATCGGGGCGCTGACGCGGGTGCTCGATGCGGTCGAAGGGCGCATTCCGGTTTTCGTCGACAGTGGCTTTCGCAGCGGTCTCGACGTCGCCAAAGCCCTGGCGATGGGGGCCCGCGCGGTCTTTCTCGGACGGCCCCTGTTGTACGGATTGGCCAATGGCGGCGAAGCGGGCGCGAGCACCGTACTGGACCTGATCGGTACGGAACTCGAGCGGGCGA
- a CDS encoding indolepyruvate oxidoreductase subunit beta family protein codes for MKPVSILIAALGGEGGGVLADWIIDVATELDFPVQSTSVPGVAQRTGATNYYLEVFPVARKALGGQVPVLSLTPGPGDVDIVAASELIEAGRVMQSGYSDPARTVLVFSTHREFAVSEKIGMGDERYDPSHVFDAARRLARELIAFDMREIAWQQGTIINTVLFGAMVGSGCLPFPRDACEAAIRRSGKAVEASLRGFEAGFSRAHARMAAAAPAHEPLRTAADLAPVSDLPPAVRRVAAEGYSQVLDYQDADYAALYLRRLRALCRKGGDADEVGAEAARHLATWMTYEDIVRVAELKTRRSRINRFRTEVGARSGEPVRVTEFLKPRLEEICAVLPARLARALERTLGHSRLAAGLRLRLRTDTVSGFSLLALLRCLKPLRPRSLRFAQEQRLIERWLSAVERALPQTPSLALELARCGRLIKGYGDTATRGQRSMQLILEQAEHDSSDPERLAGRVAQARGAALADPEGRALARALGIPEPRPAATPVRIVRRHAEAPVS; via the coding sequence ATGAAACCCGTATCCATCCTCATCGCGGCCCTGGGTGGCGAAGGCGGCGGCGTGCTCGCCGACTGGATCATCGACGTTGCCACGGAACTCGACTTTCCGGTGCAGAGCACCTCCGTGCCGGGTGTCGCCCAGCGTACCGGCGCCACGAACTACTACCTCGAGGTCTTCCCGGTGGCGCGCAAGGCGCTTGGCGGCCAGGTTCCAGTGCTGTCGCTCACGCCGGGACCCGGCGACGTCGACATCGTCGCGGCCTCCGAGCTGATTGAGGCCGGACGCGTGATGCAGAGCGGCTATTCCGACCCTGCCCGGACGGTGCTGGTGTTTTCCACGCATCGCGAATTCGCGGTGTCGGAGAAGATCGGCATGGGCGACGAGCGCTACGACCCCTCGCACGTCTTCGATGCCGCACGTCGTCTGGCGCGCGAGCTGATCGCCTTCGACATGCGTGAAATCGCCTGGCAGCAGGGCACCATCATCAACACCGTGTTATTCGGTGCGATGGTCGGCTCCGGCTGCCTGCCGTTTCCACGCGACGCGTGCGAGGCCGCCATCCGGCGCTCCGGCAAGGCGGTCGAGGCCAGCTTGCGCGGCTTCGAGGCGGGATTCAGCCGCGCGCACGCCCGCATGGCGGCGGCCGCACCGGCCCACGAGCCGCTGCGTACCGCGGCCGACCTCGCCCCGGTGAGCGACCTGCCCCCCGCGGTGCGCAGGGTGGCTGCCGAAGGGTATTCACAGGTGCTCGATTACCAGGATGCGGACTACGCGGCCCTATACCTGAGACGCTTGCGTGCCCTCTGCCGCAAGGGGGGGGATGCCGACGAAGTGGGCGCCGAAGCAGCCCGCCACCTCGCCACGTGGATGACCTACGAGGATATCGTGCGCGTTGCGGAGCTCAAGACACGCCGTTCCCGCATCAATCGATTCCGAACCGAAGTCGGCGCGCGCTCGGGAGAACCTGTGCGTGTCACCGAATTCCTGAAACCTCGGCTGGAGGAAATCTGTGCGGTGCTGCCCGCGCGTCTGGCGCGCGCGTTGGAGCGCACCCTGGGGCATTCCCGCCTCGCCGCCGGGCTGCGCTTGCGCCTTCGCACCGATACCGTGTCCGGCTTCTCGCTTTTGGCGCTGCTGCGCTGCCTCAAACCCCTGCGCCCCCGAAGCCTTCGCTTCGCCCAGGAGCAGCGGCTGATCGAACGCTGGTTGAGCGCGGTAGAGCGGGCATTGCCGCAGACCCCGTCCCTGGCGTTGGAACTCGCGCGCTGTGGTCGCCTGATCAAGGGCTATGGCGACACCGCGACGCGGGGGCAACGCTCAATGCAGTTGATCCTGGAACAGGCGGAGCACGACTCGAGCGATCCGGAACGACTCGCCGGACGTGTTGCACAGGCTCGCGGTGCAGCACTGGCCGATCCCGAAGGCCGCGCGCTCGCTCGCGCGCTCGGCATACCCGAGCCGCGACCGGCGGCAACGCCCGTGCGCATCGTCCGCCGCCATGCGGAGGCCCCGGTTTCGTGA
- a CDS encoding indolepyruvate ferredoxin oxidoreductase subunit alpha, which translates to MERTFAAEVGKLSLGNGEVFHGEGILAVTKALLQSGVSYIGGYQGAPVSHLLDVLGDARDVLDELGIYFENSASEAGAAAMLGASINYPLRGAVTWKSTVGTNVASDALSNLASAGVRGGALVILGEDYGEGSSIIQERTHAFAMKSQMWLLDPRPNLSSIVDAVEKGFELSEASNTPVMLQLRIRACHVHGSFVCRNNRRPLHSRTNPLERAEFDYGRICLPPSIYQHERQKVEERWPAALDYIRSAGLNEIFDGETRDVGIIVQGGLYNGLVRALQRVGLADAFGRSAVPIYVLNVVYPLVPDEVLAFCAGKRSVLLVEEGQPKYIEDALEALLRRAGAATTVQGGNVFALGGEYSGDVLLKGVAAFAQAMGLVPSATTPGHADVGRMLGLKALAATELGEPVPMRPPGFCVGCPERPVFSALKLLQQEIGPIHVSADIGCHTFGTLPPFNMGSTVLGYGLGLASSAAVVPMMGKRVVSVMGDGGFWHNGFTSGVVNAVYNGHDSVLVILKNGYTSATGTQNIPSSRQGGTRPELDIERALAGVGVKWVRKVPSYEVSSMVRTLGEAMTTGEPGLKVIIADGECQLERQRRVKPDTARRLQAGERVLRTRFAVDDSVCTGDHACVRLSGCPSLTIKPNPNPLRSDPVATVNQGCVGCGLCGEAAQAGTLCPSFYKVDIVQNPSRWDRLLYRIRQAAIGMLAARDPMPTGALQ; encoded by the coding sequence ATGGAGCGTACTTTTGCTGCCGAAGTCGGCAAGCTGAGCCTGGGCAATGGCGAGGTCTTTCACGGCGAAGGGATCCTGGCCGTAACCAAGGCTCTACTTCAGTCGGGCGTGAGCTACATCGGTGGCTACCAGGGCGCGCCGGTGTCACACCTACTCGACGTGCTAGGCGACGCGCGCGATGTGCTCGACGAACTGGGCATCTATTTCGAGAACAGCGCATCCGAGGCGGGTGCGGCGGCGATGCTGGGCGCCTCGATCAACTACCCGCTACGGGGCGCAGTGACCTGGAAATCCACCGTCGGCACCAACGTAGCGTCCGATGCGCTCTCCAATCTGGCCTCCGCTGGGGTGCGGGGTGGCGCACTCGTCATCCTCGGCGAGGATTACGGCGAGGGTTCGAGCATCATTCAGGAGCGGACCCATGCTTTTGCGATGAAGTCGCAAATGTGGCTGCTAGACCCCCGGCCCAACCTGAGTTCCATCGTCGATGCGGTCGAGAAGGGTTTCGAGCTTTCGGAAGCGTCCAATACTCCTGTCATGCTGCAGCTGCGTATCCGTGCCTGCCACGTACACGGCAGCTTCGTTTGCCGCAACAACCGCCGACCGCTGCATTCGCGCACGAACCCGCTGGAACGCGCCGAGTTCGACTACGGCCGCATCTGCCTGCCCCCGTCCATCTATCAGCACGAACGCCAGAAAGTGGAAGAACGCTGGCCGGCGGCGCTGGACTACATCCGCAGCGCCGGGCTCAACGAGATCTTCGACGGCGAGACCAGGGACGTCGGCATCATCGTTCAGGGCGGACTCTACAACGGGCTGGTCCGAGCCCTGCAACGCGTCGGGCTGGCTGACGCCTTCGGTCGCAGCGCGGTCCCCATCTACGTGCTCAACGTGGTGTATCCATTGGTGCCCGACGAGGTCCTGGCCTTCTGCGCGGGCAAACGCTCGGTATTGCTGGTCGAGGAAGGGCAGCCGAAATACATCGAGGACGCGCTGGAAGCCCTCCTGCGCCGCGCGGGCGCGGCCACGACGGTTCAGGGCGGCAACGTTTTCGCGCTGGGCGGAGAGTACAGCGGCGACGTGCTGCTCAAGGGCGTGGCCGCCTTCGCACAGGCGATGGGACTGGTTCCCTCAGCAACGACGCCCGGGCACGCCGACGTGGGCAGGATGCTGGGCCTCAAGGCACTGGCCGCTACCGAGCTGGGCGAACCGGTTCCAATGCGCCCCCCCGGCTTCTGCGTCGGCTGTCCTGAGCGGCCCGTGTTCTCCGCGCTGAAGCTCTTGCAGCAGGAGATCGGGCCTATCCACGTGAGCGCGGATATCGGTTGCCACACCTTCGGCACCCTGCCTCCGTTCAATATGGGCAGCACGGTGCTCGGATACGGGCTCGGCCTCGCGAGCTCCGCCGCGGTCGTGCCGATGATGGGCAAGCGTGTCGTCAGCGTCATGGGCGACGGCGGTTTCTGGCACAACGGTTTCACCTCCGGCGTCGTGAATGCGGTCTATAACGGTCACGACTCGGTGCTGGTGATTCTCAAGAACGGCTATACGTCGGCCACCGGCACGCAGAACATTCCGTCGTCCAGGCAAGGGGGGACGCGGCCGGAGCTGGACATCGAACGCGCGCTGGCAGGCGTGGGCGTCAAGTGGGTGCGCAAGGTGCCGAGCTACGAGGTGTCCAGTATGGTGCGCACGCTCGGCGAGGCGATGACGACCGGCGAGCCGGGGCTCAAGGTCATCATTGCAGACGGCGAGTGCCAGCTGGAACGCCAGCGGCGTGTAAAGCCGGACACCGCACGCCGGCTCCAAGCGGGCGAGCGGGTACTACGCACCCGTTTTGCGGTCGATGACAGCGTGTGCACCGGTGACCACGCCTGTGTGCGCCTGTCCGGATGCCCGTCGCTGACCATCAAGCCCAACCCCAATCCGCTTCGCAGCGATCCGGTCGCTACGGTGAACCAGGGCTGCGTGGGCTGCGGCCTGTGCGGCGAGGCGGCGCAGGCCGGAACACTGTGTCCGTCCTTCTACAAGGTCGATATCGTGCAGAACCCTAGCCGGTGGGACCGTCTTCTTTACCGCATCCGGCAAGCGGCGATCGGCATGCTCGCCGCCCGTGACCCGATGCCCACCGGAGCCCTCCAATGA
- a CDS encoding LysR family transcriptional regulator: MTHFDLNLARVFVAIYETGSATAAAERLDITQPSVSYSLAKLREALADPLFVRFQRSLKPTPRADTLYPRFRDVLASVDEAIDDTHRFDPALASRIFNLAMSDIGGMYFLPRLERELCTEAPRITLDVRQVPISELADQLASLKIDVALGNLESLRRQTRSLTLFREHYVCLLSKQHAERIGMMTLDAFRRSRHVAVSSPSSGHRLAEDALADMGISRQIVIRTPYFTALPQLMAQSDLIVLLPSRAARIFVTQGDMVVQPAPMELPEFEVKMYWHQRHETNPSVAWLLERLEVLLREP, translated from the coding sequence ATGACTCACTTCGATCTGAACTTGGCGCGGGTCTTCGTCGCGATCTACGAAACCGGCAGCGCAACCGCCGCCGCGGAACGGCTGGACATCACGCAGCCCTCTGTGAGTTACAGTCTCGCTAAACTTCGCGAAGCGTTGGCAGACCCGCTTTTCGTGCGTTTCCAGCGCAGCCTGAAACCGACCCCACGGGCCGATACGCTCTACCCGAGATTCCGGGACGTACTGGCCTCCGTGGACGAGGCAATCGACGATACGCACCGCTTCGACCCCGCCTTGGCCAGCCGCATCTTCAACCTCGCGATGTCGGATATCGGCGGCATGTACTTCCTCCCGCGGCTTGAGCGGGAACTTTGCACCGAGGCTCCTCGCATCACCCTGGACGTTCGTCAGGTGCCCATTTCCGAACTGGCAGATCAGCTTGCATCGCTGAAGATCGACGTCGCGCTCGGCAATCTCGAGTCTCTTCGCAGGCAGACGCGAAGTCTCACCTTGTTTCGGGAGCACTACGTGTGCCTCTTGAGCAAGCAGCACGCCGAGCGGATCGGAATGATGACCCTGGATGCATTTCGCCGAAGCCGGCATGTGGCCGTCTCCTCGCCTTCCTCTGGTCATCGGCTGGCGGAGGACGCGCTGGCCGACATGGGCATCTCGCGCCAGATTGTCATTCGAACGCCATATTTCACGGCTTTGCCACAATTGATGGCGCAGAGCGACCTCATCGTGCTGCTGCCCTCCCGGGCAGCAAGAATTTTTGTAACCCAGGGCGATATGGTCGTACAACCCGCGCCGATGGAATTGCCCGAATTCGAGGTCAAGATGTACTGGCACCAGCGGCACGAAACCAATCCTTCCGTTGCCTGGCTGCTGGAACGGCTCGAAGTCTTACTCCGGGAACCCTAG
- a CDS encoding Fic family protein, whose translation MRATDLSPDRRARLIPVPEHSGAFALCPPPVDLSLVPPLPSLVRAQEALVRLQVETEHLPNPDLVTRTLARREAVLSSQIEGTHAGIRDVLDYEATHDATDLPADSRSTLDYAKALDYGLQEIRTRGIDAFSSEFICKLHCILMEGDPSYRDTPGRYRTIQNWIGGFNIHDARLVPPPPDRVPEAMDNVVHSLLRYEPGSNAHYHAIVRAAVAHAQFEAIHPFRDGNGRTGRLLIPLILAADGYLPLYVSGPLHRNRGRYLDTLLATQLRSEWAGWIDFFNEAVEIACDESMRTARGLIGLRDDWCVRLQDLRADAAALRVIDLLIASPVVTVNQVKDALNVSFPAANNAVLELVDRGILTGSERRRNRTFRANDAINILNAAPTQPARATSDMGF comes from the coding sequence ATGCGCGCCACCGACCTGAGCCCCGATCGCCGAGCAAGACTGATCCCCGTACCGGAACACTCGGGGGCGTTCGCGCTTTGCCCGCCTCCAGTCGATCTGTCGCTCGTCCCGCCGCTACCCTCCCTGGTGCGCGCACAGGAAGCTCTCGTGCGCCTGCAGGTGGAAACCGAACACCTACCCAACCCGGATCTCGTGACGCGGACGCTGGCCCGCCGCGAGGCAGTCTTGAGCAGCCAGATCGAGGGCACACACGCCGGGATTCGCGACGTGCTTGACTACGAAGCCACGCATGATGCGACGGACCTGCCTGCAGATTCGCGCTCCACACTCGACTACGCCAAAGCGCTCGACTATGGCTTGCAGGAGATCCGAACCAGGGGCATCGATGCCTTCTCATCCGAGTTCATCTGCAAGCTGCATTGCATCCTGATGGAAGGTGACCCCTCCTACCGTGACACACCGGGACGGTATCGGACCATCCAGAACTGGATCGGTGGCTTCAACATCCATGATGCACGACTGGTGCCGCCACCCCCTGATCGGGTGCCGGAGGCTATGGATAACGTTGTGCATTCGCTGCTGCGCTATGAACCCGGGAGCAACGCCCACTACCACGCCATCGTGCGCGCGGCAGTCGCACATGCCCAGTTCGAGGCCATCCACCCCTTCCGTGACGGCAATGGGCGAACCGGCCGACTGCTGATTCCCCTCATCCTGGCCGCTGACGGGTATCTGCCGCTCTACGTGTCCGGGCCGCTGCACCGCAATCGTGGGCGCTACCTCGACACCCTGCTCGCCACTCAGCTCCGTTCAGAGTGGGCAGGATGGATCGACTTCTTCAACGAGGCCGTTGAGATCGCCTGCGACGAATCAATGCGCACCGCACGCGGTCTCATCGGCCTGCGCGACGATTGGTGTGTCCGGCTGCAAGATCTGCGCGCCGATGCGGCTGCGCTACGCGTGATCGATCTGCTGATCGCATCGCCCGTCGTGACCGTCAACCAAGTGAAGGATGCACTCAACGTCTCGTTCCCTGCCGCCAATAACGCGGTGCTGGAACTCGTTGATCGCGGCATCCTCACGGGGTCAGAACGGCGGCGAAACCGCACCTTCCGGGCCAATGACGCGATCAACATTTTGAACGCTGCGCCCACCCAGCCCGCGAGGGCCACAAGCGACATGGGCTTCTAG